The stretch of DNA aatcagaCAAATACTCGTTCACAGTTATGCTTTGCTTTGGCTTCGTTGCCAATCACACAGACGCTCACACTGATTGTACAACGGCTGATGGCGGTCGACCGCCGCCTTCGGCCGTATCCGGGGAATTCAACGGCACCGATGAGGTCGAAGGTGAACCCGGGATATACACTTACGGTATCAGATGACTGGGTTAATACTGTTATTACTGTTaaaaaagtggggaaaaaaggaaactaaaaaGCATTCAGTCCAGGTTTTTGTCCGCTCACTGCCTCAGTATTATCCTGAAGGACAGCTGCTGTCTATCATGAGCTTGACGTTTACGATGTGatttacaacacaaaacaaagaagggcgtaaaataaaaaatgagcagTCGAGGGAAAACTAGAACATTTATTCACTGTCTTGCTGGGGGTGAGATGATTACGCTCTCGTGTCCGTGtgctaaataataataatatgttttttattggcCAGGCTTCTTGGAATCCAGGCAGCAAGTCCTCCTCGCACATCAATCTGATTACAATAAAGCCAAGACGCATATTTCCCCAAATTTCCAACTATTCCTTGGCAGGGAATACAGACTGTACTGTGTTGTAAtaaatgaatttcaaattgTAATCACAGTGATCACATTACTTTTATACACTAAGTAATGGATCGCTGCTCATAGAACTCGTCCTGTGGTCAACGTcatttgtgtttccttcctATCCACACCTTCGGTGAACTGTCGCGATGGACGACAAGAGAGTTTTTTAGTTATCTGGCCCATCTCACCGTCGGCGGGACAGGGAGTCCACCGGTTTTGTCAGATTCATTATACAAATGCGGcccgaaataaaaaaaaaaaagaggatcaaCGCTGAGCAGTGATTCAAAATAATGTGAACCAAGTGACGCGAGCGACACAAGGACACGAGGGACAGCGTGACTGTATTTACTCAACAGCTTACTAACCTGGTTCAGACGGCCGAGATCCCTTCTCTACTTTCTCTACTAGTGGGCACAACACAAGGTCTTGTTATGACTctaagcagtgtgtgtgtgtgtgtgtgtgtgtgtgtgtgtgtgtgtgtgtgtgtgtgtgtgtgtgtttgtttgttgttaggACCACTCCGGAGAACGGCCTCAGGATTTTGTTCGTGGTGGGAAAAGAGCACATTAATGATGCTGCTTCTTCCATGACCACTCCAGGTTAGAAGAGCAGGTTTATGCTGTGATTTGTTAGttgtcatcatcaacatcatcatcattatcctAATCGgaattttgatgatgatgattaccATGTGGTCATTATCTTTATATCGTtataaacatttcaatcatCTCATTGCCATTTGTCTATCTGTAAGTGAAGAGACGTTGGACAACAGTCAGATTCACTTTCTAAGATTTGCGACACTTACGgccaaaaatgtttcaaattacTTTAAAACTTGAGGACCTTCGGACAAACAGCTTTGCATGcgtcttcattttattttaaacattccATGCCGCTGACATATATTTCTGGCAGTGTTCTAAGGTTGAATGCCGGTAATTCCACTGCACGCGAGAAGCTTAAtagcatgaataaataaaagaaaaataaagaatacagCACGTTGCAATCTGAAGTCTATGCAATCTAGTTATTGgtgtaacaaacaaaaaaacgatgGTTCAAAAAGGAAATCTGCCTTTTATCAGGTCCTAGTTTCACAAACAGATTTCTATCTGGCAtctttgcacacaaacacaagcgcACATAAATaaagactgacagaagaaaCTTGTTTGTATCttctttgtttgtaaaaaaaaaaaaagataaagagaaaacacccccacacacacaaacaaacacacacacacacacacacacacacacacacacacacacacacacacacacaccatctgccCGCGGACCTCGCCTCTATGCCTCGAGCGCTCCGACGGAACAATTTGGACAGAATTCCTCCAGTCATTTCACTTTGCAGTGTCCTGCCAGTTGTAATCTGATTGTCTGAATCTGTTTTCTGTCCGACAGATTTCAAGACAGGACATCAGATTGGAGTTAacactgtttgtctttctgtttcctacacacagagacaggaagcccCGAAAATGCACACAGACTATACACACATCACTGAAACCACAATGACTGGAGCGGACCaacttcccacacacacacacaaatacacacacactcacagacacacactcacactcacactcacacacacacacacacacacgcacacacacacacacacacacatacacacacacacactcacacacacacacacacacacacgcacacacacacacacacacacatacacacacacacactcacacactcacacacacacacacacacacgcacacacacacacacacacacacatacacacacacactaacacacacacacacccacacacacacacacacacacacacacacagcaccacacAAAAATGACAGAAGAAGTGACAGCTACTAAAAAAGAACAGGCAGATGCACATTTAgcataaaagtgtgtgtttgtatatatatgtctaGTGTAAGTGTGTTTCTGCACATGCAACACACGGAGTGTCTCCTGAACACGACCATGAACGTTGTCACACGACAGTCTCACTCGTGCTCGTGCATATTCTGTACGAAATAAAGTGTCAGCTGTGCGTatccatcgtgtgtgtgtgtgtgtgtgtgtgtgtgtgtgtgtgtgatcgccTTTGTTTCTATCCGGAGGTGAAGTGCTTGTGTTAAAGTTAAACAGTGCAGACACAAGCGGGTCccctcctccgtcatcctccGCGCTCGAAGGAACTGAGAGCGCAAAACACAGACATCAGCTAAATCACCTCCAACTCCACTTTAACAAAGAAAAGACTGTCGGACTGTTACGCAGTGCTGCACATTATCAATTCAATTAAAGATGCCGATTTACTGGAACAGAAACATTTGTGGAAATTGTCAATGTGTTCCTCCAGAACTTCCTTTGCTCTTCCAACACCACAGGTGACGCCAGGCTCAGGACAACAACTCCGCATTGGATGGAAAAATGACTCGTGGTGATTCACGGCTTTGACCGCAAGGTCATAAAGTTGTGAGTCGGGGATTACACCAATCATAAACATTGGAAAAGTCCCTGCGATCAATGTAATGTTCAACATGTAAGGCCAGTGTGCTGTCATGATAACATTTGCAAATAGGCAGTATAGTGCACAGTTTAGGCTAATGGgaatgtcaatatttttttgcaaactgaTAAGCCAAAGGTATTCATCGTGTCTGCACCACATTTTATTATAGCTCACGGTTGTTGACATATTTAGGTCTGGACCAACGGACTGACATTGCCGGAGCCGCGTCGCTAACTTGGCTAAAAGCGTCTGGTGGACTGGCAGCTCTTTGAAAACTACACGCCACCACCGAAAGTTATTGCAATATTTATGAACACAACAGAGGCCTCAATAAATTACGATCGGGAATTTTCGATTCAAGTCACTGCTCTGGTTCTGAAGGGCGGCAGCATTTGCTGAACTACATATCTGGTGTTGCCCTCGATTCGTCCTCCAGCCACAGCTGTTCCCTGTTACTGTGGTTAAAGAAAGTTCAAAAACAATCcagatgtttttcaaaaaacatgcTGCATGTGCATGTCAACAATGCCGACTGCGGCCAGgattttatttatcaaacataTCTGACATCATATTTCCTGAGTACTAAAATTTTAATAactgatgtgactgatgtgtCATTAATTTTTAAGGTAAAAGTCCGGCGCAATTCAGTTTTTCTTCCTAGTTAAAATTTGCAGAGCGCCACAACTGCTTCGACACTGCACATTATTTCTAGAGGAGGCGCAGCATGTTCACATCTATTATTTACACTTTAGGATATGGCACATGgcctaaattaaaaataattgcttCATTTATATAAGATGATGGCCCCACCGTGACATGTTTTCCCACATTTTCTCTTACTGATGTACCACCAGTCTACAGTGGGCAGggatgacagagaggaaaaatgaatcagcagcacatttttattatttccaatGTCTTGAAAAAGGCAGTAATCTAACCTCAGGACCCGGGACAGCAGGAcaacacacatataaacactcTCCCGGACATTTTTACTCACACACATGTGCATTTACCGTACGTCACGGCAGAATCACAGTACAGTGCCGCTTGTCAAAGGTCGAGTGAAATGACCTCGTTGTGACAAATGATTAGTGATCCGCTGTTGGTCAGAAATATGTTGTAGTCGGAACACAACATCGCATAATACTGTTTAAGTCACAGGATCAAATGTGCCAAACCCAAATGGAACTTGAACCATGacagggaagagaagaaaataaaacatctacCTCACAGGCTTCATTGCGTTTTATGAAAGACGGAGCTAATATTCACAGAAAACCGGTGCAAATGTGGTCGTGACTTAACTGTGTGTTTACCTCAGTGCCATAGATGTGCCGTTGACCGACGCGGCAGAGCACGGCCTAGGGGTTTGTCTATAGGAGCAGCTCCCCTGTCGCGCGTAGCGCTCGTCGCCGCAGCAGAGGATCACCAGAAACGCCCTCCGAAACGCCCGGTTCAGAAAGGCGTACAGGAAGGGGTTCAGCCCTGAGTTAATGTACCCGAGCCACAGCCAGGCCGTCCACAGCTGCCAGGGCACCGAGTAGTGAATGAAGGGGTCCACCACGTTGGTGATGAAGAACGGCGCCCAGCAGAGGCAGAAGCAACCCATTATGACTGCCAGCGTCTTTGCCGCCTTGGTCTCGACGCGCATCCGGCTGTTCGCCATGGGAGCGTGCTCCGGAGAGGAGGAAACCACCGTCCTGAGGCGGCAGTGCTCCGAGGGAtccgaggaggtggaggacctCCCGCTGGCGACCGGGGCCGTCGCCGGCACGGGAGCGGAGCCGGCGCGCTGCAGCGTCTCAATCTGCCGCGCGTGGGTCATGGCGGTGACGTAGATGCGCTGGTAGGCCAGGACCATGAGCGCCAGCGGGACGTAGAAGGCCACCGCAGAGCAGATCAGGGCGTACGGCTGGTTGACCAGGAACACACAGCTCGTGTCGTTGGAGCCGCCCGTCAAGACTCGCCTCTCCTCAATCTGGATGGGGAGAAGATGACGGACGCAGGACATGGAAGAAAAAGGACATCGTTTATGAATTACTCACGCAAGTCGCGggttcatttgtgtttactctgCGGGGAAACGAAACTTGCAAATATCCGCCCGTCGGACGCGGACGTCAGTGACTTTGGGAGAATCTCCACACTCATTGGCCCTTCGTGACGTCGCGTCAAGCAAATATTTCGCTTGATTTAAACCATTTAAACTCGAGGGAATGAAGCGaatgactttgtgtgtaatctGATGGCACGGAAAAAATTTGGAAGCAGAGGAAGCAACTAGCCcgaaaaaatttttttttttacctt from Scophthalmus maximus strain ysfricsl-2021 chromosome 20, ASM2237912v1, whole genome shotgun sequence encodes:
- the si:dkey-247m21.3 gene encoding 5-hydroxytryptamine receptor 4, whose amino-acid sequence is MATASPQHLLDDLINTGQQQEQQQEFLSLLETIVLTVFLSVIIVMTVFGNLLVIVALCKDRHLRKKKTNYFIVSLAFTDLLVALVVMPFAAIELTTGQWRYGEIFCLVRTSLDVLLTTASILHLCCIALDRYYAICCQPLVYRHKMTPVRVAVMLSSCWLIPTFISFLPIMQSWNAIGIEDIIEERRVLTGGSNDTSCVFLVNQPYALICSAVAFYVPLALMVLAYQRIYVTAMTHARQIETLQRAGSAPVPATAPVASGRSSTSSDPSEHCRLRTVVSSSPEHAPMANSRMRVETKAAKTLAVIMGCFCLCWAPFFITNVVDPFIHYSVPWQLWTAWLWLGYINSGLNPFLYAFLNRAFRRAFLVILCCGDERYARQGSCSYRQTPRPCSAASVNGTSMALRLSFLPNRSYSDNGQTILASERESQDSAGAQ